In a single window of the Deinococcus aetherius genome:
- a CDS encoding nucleotide-binding protein, with protein MERPRVFIGSSKESLRVAEAFADGIVHFAEHVLWSEGVFEPGQYNLPSLIGIARSIKYAVIVLNHDDLVNSRNQESWAPRDNVIFELGLFMGIISPTNVFFLVPIDRRNLKIPSDLMGITPLEYDSNRSDNNMESATGVAVRQLRRILGARSTQPYVTTQDSGYTNFTEGNNDGNLKVNSAVVDEYIRLVTSPNADISGLNNVSFLLKQAHYYNLTASQLIEALVRLRIDSEMRTSIIMSYTSKRD; from the coding sequence GTGGAGAGGCCTAGAGTTTTCATAGGATCATCAAAAGAGTCACTTCGAGTTGCTGAAGCCTTTGCAGACGGGATAGTACATTTTGCTGAACATGTATTATGGTCAGAAGGAGTTTTTGAGCCTGGTCAGTACAATCTACCCTCATTGATTGGAATAGCGCGTAGCATTAAGTATGCGGTCATAGTACTCAACCACGATGATTTAGTTAATTCAAGAAACCAAGAGAGCTGGGCTCCTCGTGACAATGTGATTTTTGAACTTGGTTTATTTATGGGTATAATATCGCCAACAAATGTGTTTTTTCTGGTCCCAATAGACAGACGAAACCTAAAAATTCCTTCAGATCTGATGGGTATTACCCCACTTGAGTACGATAGCAACAGAAGTGACAATAATATGGAAAGTGCTACGGGTGTAGCAGTGCGACAATTAAGAAGAATTCTAGGAGCACGGTCCACCCAACCTTATGTTACAACTCAAGATAGCGGTTACACGAACTTCACTGAAGGTAATAATGATGGAAATTTAAAAGTAAATAGTGCTGTGGTGGATGAGTACATTAGACTAGTTACTAGTCCTAATGCCGACATTTCGGGACTCAATAATGTCAGCTTTTTATTAAAACAAGCCCATTACTACAATCTAACAGCGAGTCAACTTATTGAAGCGTTGGTTAGACTACGCATAGACAGCGAAATGCGCACCAGCATCATCATGAGTTACACAAGTAAAAGAGATTGA
- a CDS encoding DsbA family protein: MTRLKGNDSNRTVLVIGTLIAAVLIALALFAVRGRPAAGDGQTVSFDLSNQPVLGQEDAPVTLVVFEDFKCPNCKRFEEEFLPEIRSKYIDTGKAKLVSLNFPFLAQNARLPVDDSKLAAQAAECAFVQGGSQAYERMKQILFRAQGSESEVWASASRLKELAGSVDGLDQARFNSCLDGNETAAAVDADERQAQDARATGTPAIYVNGRLLPSYDAATVGAAIDAALQ, from the coding sequence GTGACCAGACTCAAGGGCAACGACTCCAATCGCACGGTCCTCGTGATCGGCACCCTGATCGCCGCCGTGCTCATCGCGCTCGCGCTGTTCGCGGTGCGCGGCAGGCCCGCCGCCGGGGACGGGCAGACGGTGAGCTTCGACCTGAGCAATCAACCCGTGCTGGGGCAGGAGGACGCGCCCGTCACCCTCGTGGTGTTCGAGGACTTCAAGTGCCCCAACTGCAAGCGGTTCGAGGAGGAGTTCCTGCCCGAGATCCGCTCGAAGTACATCGACACCGGCAAGGCGAAGCTCGTGTCGCTCAACTTCCCCTTCCTCGCCCAGAACGCCCGGCTTCCCGTGGACGACAGCAAGCTCGCCGCGCAGGCGGCCGAGTGCGCCTTCGTCCAGGGGGGCAGCCAGGCGTACGAGCGCATGAAGCAGATCCTCTTCCGCGCCCAGGGTTCCGAGAGCGAGGTCTGGGCCTCGGCCTCTCGCCTCAAGGAACTCGCGGGCAGCGTGGACGGCCTCGACCAGGCCCGCTTCAACTCCTGCCTCGACGGCAACGAGACCGCCGCCGCCGTGGATGCCGACGAGCGGCAGGCCCAGGACGCCCGCGCGACCGGCACCCCGGCGATCTACGTGAATGGCAGGCTCCTCCCCAGCTACGACGCGGCGACGGTCGGGGCCGCCATCGACGCCGCCCTCCAGTAA
- a CDS encoding disulfide bond formation protein B — protein MTRDNRLYLAWVVALAATLGSLYFSEVRGFAPCVLCWFQRVAMYPLALLLGIAALRGDLSIRAYALPLALLGWLVALVHNLEDWGVIETLRVCSAANAVPCNVHWPVWGGPLANLNSVLTIPALALIAFTLVIGLLGWGRERRL, from the coding sequence GTGACCCGCGATAACCGCCTTTACCTCGCCTGGGTCGTGGCGCTGGCCGCCACCCTCGGTAGCCTGTACTTCAGCGAGGTGCGGGGCTTCGCGCCGTGCGTCCTGTGCTGGTTCCAGCGCGTCGCCATGTACCCCCTTGCCCTGCTCCTCGGCATCGCGGCCCTGCGCGGTGACCTGAGTATCCGGGCCTACGCACTCCCGCTCGCCCTGCTCGGCTGGCTCGTCGCCCTCGTGCACAACCTGGAGGACTGGGGCGTGATCGAAACACTGCGGGTGTGCAGTGCCGCGAACGCCGTGCCCTGCAACGTCCACTGGCCGGTGTGGGGTGGTCCCCTCGCCAACCTCAACTCGGTGCTGACCATTCCCGCCCTCGCCCTGATCGCCTTCACGCTGGTCATCGGGCTCCTGGGCTGGGGGCGGGAGCGGAGGCTGTAG
- a CDS encoding alanyl-tRNA editing protein, giving the protein MTRPLYREEPARLTFTATVTETRAGAVALGATAFYPEGGGQNGDAGRLRWEGREARVRDTRKGEGSVVWHELEGPVPEVGASVTGEVDPARRWRNSQRHSGEHLLAQAFHRVSPTFGVAAVSMRNAESTLDLHGDPTEADVRAAEALLRETLARTPLTLDTPTVPDTELHRYPLRREAKVSGDVRLVIFRDPDGVPFDVSACGGTHVPHASMAAPVVVLRTERVRGGLTRVFFMAGEEAGEFLGGVYAGSRTLAQEFSVPVERLPERVAALTEERGTLRGEATMLRQRLAHTLVRQAPAHDVGGVLLREVTLDDVTLLPLALTDVPRGEVVAALAPGGRCGVGSAREDVPAGTLLGRALEVTGGRGGGRPTLAQGTTGRPGEFVGAVREALFALTRA; this is encoded by the coding sequence ATGACCCGTCCCCTCTACCGCGAAGAACCGGCCCGCCTCACCTTCACCGCGACCGTCACGGAGACGCGGGCGGGCGCGGTCGCCCTTGGCGCCACCGCCTTCTACCCGGAGGGCGGCGGCCAGAACGGCGACGCGGGGCGGCTGCGCTGGGAGGGGAGAGAGGCGCGCGTGCGGGATACCCGCAAGGGGGAGGGCAGCGTGGTCTGGCACGAGCTGGAGGGGCCGGTGCCGGAGGTCGGCGCGTCCGTCACGGGCGAGGTGGACCCGGCGCGGCGCTGGCGGAACTCGCAGCGGCACAGCGGCGAACACCTCCTCGCGCAGGCCTTCCACCGGGTGAGCCCCACCTTCGGGGTGGCGGCGGTGAGTATGCGCAACGCCGAATCCACCCTCGACCTGCACGGCGACCCCACCGAGGCTGACGTACGCGCGGCAGAAGCCCTGCTCCGTGAAACGCTCGCCCGCACCCCCCTGACGCTCGACACGCCGACCGTGCCCGACACGGAGCTGCACCGCTACCCCCTGCGGCGGGAGGCGAAGGTGAGCGGTGACGTGCGGCTGGTGATCTTCCGGGACCCGGACGGGGTGCCCTTCGACGTGAGCGCGTGCGGCGGCACCCACGTTCCCCACGCCTCGATGGCGGCGCCGGTGGTCGTGCTGCGCACCGAGCGCGTCCGGGGCGGGCTCACCCGCGTCTTCTTCATGGCGGGGGAGGAGGCGGGCGAGTTCCTGGGCGGGGTGTACGCCGGGAGCCGGACGCTCGCGCAGGAATTCAGCGTCCCCGTGGAGCGGCTGCCCGAGCGGGTGGCGGCCCTGACGGAGGAACGCGGCACGCTCAGGGGGGAGGCCACCATGCTGCGCCAGCGCCTCGCCCACACGCTCGTGCGCCAAGCCCCCGCTCACGATGTCGGCGGCGTCCTTTTGCGCGAGGTGACGCTCGACGACGTGACCCTCCTCCCCCTGGCCCTGACCGACGTGCCCCGGGGCGAGGTGGTGGCCGCCCTTGCCCCCGGCGGACGCTGCGGGGTCGGCAGCGCCCGCGAGGACGTGCCCGCCGGGACCCTGCTGGGCCGCGCCCTGGAGGTGACCGGCGGCAGGGGGGGAGGTCGGCCCACGCTCGCCCAGGGAACGACGGGGCGGCCCGGGGAGTTCGTGGGGGCGGTGAGGGAGGCCCTGTTCGCCCTCACACGCGCATGA
- a CDS encoding SDR family NAD(P)-dependent oxidoreductase, whose translation MTGKGRVIRDDVPPGDPGTVVVTGATRGIGRAVAELYAERGHRVLSVDLTMPPVLRGQPRVRADVSTAAGRERILRAARPLGTIGVLVNNAAYQGAHGSVLEVSERGWMRALGVNLTAPLLLTRTLFDLMGPGSAVVNVASVQGLFAEQNNAAYNASKGGLVNLTRSMALDLAPRGVRVNAVAPGAIATEGVLQAIATSPDPGQTRRDYEDLHALRRLGEPREVAQVIYFLGGPEASFLTGAILPVDGGMTASFMMAGRPV comes from the coding sequence ATGACGGGCAAGGGCAGGGTCATCAGGGACGATGTGCCGCCGGGGGACCCCGGCACGGTGGTCGTGACGGGCGCGACGCGGGGCATCGGGCGGGCGGTGGCGGAGCTGTACGCCGAGCGGGGGCACCGGGTCCTGAGCGTGGACCTGACCATGCCCCCCGTGCTGCGAGGGCAGCCGCGCGTGCGGGCGGACGTGAGCACCGCCGCCGGGCGCGAGCGCATCCTGCGGGCCGCGCGGCCCCTGGGGACCATTGGGGTCCTGGTGAACAACGCCGCGTATCAGGGCGCGCACGGCAGCGTGCTGGAGGTCAGCGAGCGCGGCTGGATGCGCGCTCTCGGCGTCAATCTCACCGCGCCCCTCCTGCTCACGCGCACCCTGTTCGACCTGATGGGTCCGGGCAGCGCCGTGGTGAACGTCGCCTCGGTGCAGGGACTCTTCGCCGAGCAGAACAACGCCGCCTACAACGCGAGCAAGGGCGGCCTCGTCAACCTCACCCGCTCGATGGCCCTCGACCTCGCCCCGCGCGGCGTGCGGGTGAACGCCGTCGCCCCCGGCGCCATCGCTACCGAGGGCGTCTTGCAGGCCATCGCCACCAGCCCCGACCCGGGGCAGACCCGCCGCGACTACGAGGACCTCCACGCCCTGCGCCGCCTCGGCGAGCCGCGCGAGGTCGCCCAGGTCATCTACTTCTTGGGCGGCCCCGAGGCCAGCTTCCTGACGGGCGCCATCCTGCCGGTAGACGGCGGCATGACGGCGAGCTTCATGATGGCGGGGAGGCCAGTGTAG
- a CDS encoding MDR family MFS transporter: MTTPTPSGAPANRINYAQTLDMRTKRVILFGVLLGLFLSALDQTIVATAMPRIAADLNGLSLYSWVTTAYLLTNTALVPIYGKLSDLYGRKPILMIGIAIFLLGSALCGLSGEPFLGNLFGGGMMQLVVFRGLQGVGAAALGSVAFAIIADLFEPVDRPRYQGLFGAVFGLSSVIGPLLGGFLTDQISWRWVFYVNLPLGLIALSFIASRMPRLASGLEAKVDWLGAFLILVFTVPLLLALTWGADGNYAWTSPLILGLFGLSAASLLAFLFVESRHESPILPLALFRNPTFAWGAVARFLIGAGFLGAILFLSLYLVNVQGVSATAAGTATIPLTVGLIIGSIGSGQIASRIGRYKPLILIGLFTAAIGFFSLSTLTADTPYSGVVLRMVLLGLGLGPALPLFTTALQLAVKPWEIGVATSAGQFFQQMGSTIGTAIFGALLTAGLSTQFTRNFEQAKVGQPPAVQAILTQSQQAAARNSGGGGFGAGPQASGTDQATGLAAVRRQVETAVQSGNAAALGQIAQNPALPQGLREGLGRIPGQALATEQGRAGVLAQLNEQYAAFEAAGRQVARVVKVSFAGAIANIYRWSIAVALLAFLATLMMPNLSMPTRRRGERAPAAHVEV, encoded by the coding sequence ATGACCACCCCCACCCCTTCCGGCGCACCCGCCAACCGGATCAACTACGCGCAGACGCTCGATATGCGCACCAAGCGCGTCATTCTGTTCGGCGTGCTCCTCGGGCTCTTTCTGAGTGCGCTCGACCAGACCATCGTGGCGACCGCCATGCCCCGCATCGCGGCCGACCTCAACGGGCTGAGCCTGTACTCGTGGGTCACCACCGCCTACCTCCTGACGAACACGGCGCTCGTGCCTATCTACGGCAAGCTCTCCGACCTGTACGGGCGCAAACCCATCCTGATGATCGGCATCGCCATCTTCCTGCTCGGATCGGCGCTGTGCGGCCTCTCGGGTGAGCCGTTCCTGGGGAACCTCTTCGGTGGCGGCATGATGCAGCTCGTCGTGTTCCGTGGCCTTCAGGGCGTCGGGGCGGCGGCGCTGGGCTCGGTGGCCTTCGCCATCATCGCCGACCTCTTCGAGCCGGTGGACCGGCCGCGCTACCAGGGCCTCTTCGGGGCCGTGTTCGGCCTGAGCAGCGTGATCGGGCCCCTGCTCGGCGGCTTTCTCACCGACCAGATCTCGTGGCGTTGGGTCTTTTACGTCAACCTGCCCCTCGGGCTGATCGCCCTCTCCTTCATCGCCAGCCGGATGCCCCGGCTCGCCAGCGGTCTGGAGGCGAAGGTGGACTGGCTGGGCGCGTTCCTGATCCTGGTCTTCACGGTGCCGCTGCTCCTCGCGCTGACGTGGGGGGCGGACGGCAACTACGCCTGGACGAGCCCCCTCATCCTCGGTCTGTTCGGCCTCTCCGCCGCCTCCCTCCTCGCCTTCCTGTTCGTGGAGAGCCGCCACGAGAGCCCGATCCTGCCGCTCGCCCTGTTCCGTAACCCCACCTTCGCCTGGGGGGCGGTGGCCCGCTTCCTGATCGGCGCGGGGTTCCTGGGGGCGATCCTCTTCCTGAGCCTGTACCTCGTGAACGTGCAGGGCGTGAGCGCCACCGCCGCCGGGACCGCCACCATCCCCCTCACCGTCGGGCTGATCATCGGCTCCATCGGGTCGGGGCAGATCGCCAGCCGCATCGGGCGGTACAAGCCGCTCATCCTGATCGGCCTATTCACCGCCGCTATCGGCTTTTTCAGCCTGAGCACCCTGACCGCCGACACGCCCTACAGCGGGGTGGTGCTGCGGATGGTGCTGCTCGGCCTGGGCCTGGGGCCCGCGCTGCCCCTGTTCACCACCGCCCTGCAACTCGCGGTCAAGCCCTGGGAGATCGGCGTGGCGACGAGCGCCGGGCAGTTCTTCCAGCAGATGGGCAGCACCATCGGCACCGCGATCTTCGGGGCGCTCCTGACCGCCGGGCTCTCGACCCAGTTCACCCGCAACTTCGAGCAGGCCAAGGTAGGCCAGCCCCCCGCCGTCCAGGCGATCCTGACCCAGAGCCAGCAGGCCGCCGCGCGCAACTCGGGCGGGGGCGGCTTCGGCGCAGGTCCCCAGGCGAGCGGCACCGACCAGGCGACGGGGCTCGCGGCGGTGCGCCGTCAGGTGGAGACCGCTGTACAGAGCGGCAACGCCGCCGCCCTAGGCCAGATCGCCCAGAACCCGGCGCTTCCCCAGGGCCTGCGCGAGGGGCTGGGCCGCATCCCCGGGCAGGCGCTCGCCACCGAGCAGGGCCGCGCGGGCGTGCTGGCGCAACTGAACGAGCAGTACGCCGCCTTCGAGGCCGCCGGGCGGCAGGTTGCGCGGGTCGTGAAGGTCTCCTTCGCGGGTGCCATCGCCAACATCTACCGCTGGAGCATCGCCGTCGCCCTGCTCGCCTTCCTCGCCACCCTGATGATGCCCAACCTCTCCATGCCCACCCGCAGGCGGGGAGAACGGGCCCCGGCGGCGCACGTCGAGGTCTGA
- a CDS encoding bifunctional metallophosphatase/5'-nucleotidase — MKRNLMLVGAALSLSGCSQVLGPAQPDVTVTVIGVNDFHGNLLPTSFRVPDPNDRTKTVTVQAGGIETIGGILADARKANPNTVFVGVGDMTGASPLISGLLRDEPTIDALSKLDMKVNVVGNHEFDYGFAELQRFQKGGCNSNDPTRACKYENPFPGAKYTYIASNVIDEKTGALALPAYKIVTVGPARIAFVGAVLKDTPTVVTPSGVAGLRFEDEVAAINRVIPQLKRGNVDAIIALVHQGGASTDAFDVVDCKTLSGPIVDIAKGLDPAVSAIMTGHTHRGYNCRVPGPDGKERVVIQGDAFGHLLQRLDLSIDTRRNEVVSVEARNVLVDATNGPKDAAMTAIVQKAKAITDPVAQQPIATLGVEQITRAQNKAGESALGDVIADSQLAATRAPEKGGAVIALMNPGGIRADLPANVPNPTRRVTYGDTFAVQPFGNILTVITLTGAQIKAALEQQFDNPSAGQNRILQVSEGFAYTWDNARPKGDKVVTVTLNGQPLDPAASYRVTVNNFLADGGDNFTVFTQGTNRLGGDLDLDAFQNYLRGKEVTPPPTNRITRLN; from the coding sequence ATGAAAAGAAACCTGATGCTGGTGGGGGCGGCGCTCAGCCTGAGCGGGTGCTCCCAGGTCCTCGGTCCGGCCCAGCCCGACGTGACGGTGACGGTCATCGGCGTAAACGACTTCCACGGCAATCTGCTGCCCACGAGCTTCCGGGTGCCCGACCCGAACGACCGCACGAAGACGGTGACGGTGCAGGCGGGCGGCATCGAGACCATCGGTGGCATTCTCGCCGATGCGCGCAAGGCCAATCCCAACACCGTCTTCGTGGGTGTGGGCGACATGACGGGCGCCTCGCCCCTGATCAGCGGCCTGCTGCGCGACGAGCCCACCATCGACGCGCTGAGCAAGCTGGACATGAAGGTCAACGTGGTGGGCAACCACGAGTTCGACTACGGCTTCGCCGAGTTGCAACGCTTCCAGAAGGGCGGCTGCAACTCGAACGATCCCACCCGCGCCTGCAAGTACGAGAACCCCTTCCCGGGGGCCAAATATACCTACATCGCCTCGAACGTCATCGACGAGAAGACGGGCGCCCTCGCCCTCCCCGCCTACAAGATCGTGACGGTCGGCCCGGCGCGGATCGCCTTCGTCGGTGCAGTCCTCAAGGACACCCCCACCGTCGTCACCCCCTCGGGCGTGGCGGGACTCCGGTTCGAGGACGAGGTGGCGGCGATCAACCGGGTCATCCCGCAGCTCAAGCGTGGGAACGTGGACGCGATCATCGCCCTCGTGCACCAGGGCGGCGCGAGCACGGACGCCTTCGACGTGGTGGACTGCAAGACCTTGAGCGGCCCCATCGTGGACATCGCCAAGGGGCTCGACCCCGCCGTCAGCGCGATCATGACGGGCCACACCCACCGGGGCTACAACTGCCGCGTGCCCGGCCCAGACGGCAAGGAGCGCGTCGTCATTCAGGGCGACGCCTTCGGCCACCTCCTCCAGCGCCTCGACCTGAGCATCGACACCCGCCGGAACGAGGTGGTGTCCGTCGAGGCGAGAAACGTCCTCGTGGACGCGACGAACGGGCCCAAGGACGCCGCGATGACCGCCATCGTGCAGAAGGCGAAGGCGATCACCGACCCGGTGGCCCAGCAGCCCATCGCCACCCTCGGCGTCGAGCAGATCACCCGCGCGCAGAACAAGGCGGGGGAGAGCGCCCTCGGTGACGTGATCGCCGACTCGCAGCTCGCGGCCACCCGCGCCCCCGAGAAGGGCGGCGCCGTGATCGCCCTCATGAACCCCGGCGGCATCCGCGCCGACCTGCCCGCCAACGTGCCCAACCCCACCCGCCGGGTGACCTACGGCGATACCTTCGCGGTGCAGCCCTTTGGGAACATCCTGACCGTGATCACCCTGACGGGCGCCCAGATCAAGGCCGCGCTGGAGCAGCAGTTCGACAACCCCTCCGCCGGGCAAAACCGCATCCTCCAGGTCAGCGAGGGCTTCGCCTACACCTGGGACAACGCCCGGCCCAAGGGTGACAAGGTCGTGACCGTCACCCTGAACGGCCAGCCCCTCGACCCGGCGGCGAGCTACCGGGTCACCGTCAACAACTTCCTGGCGGACGGCGGCGACAACTTCACCGTCTTCACCCAGGGCACGAACCGTCTGGGTGGCGACCTGGACCTCGACGCCTTCCAGAACTACCTGCGCGGCAAGGAAGTGACCCCGCCGCCCACGAACCGCATCACCCGCCTGAACTGA
- a CDS encoding M20/M25/M40 family metallo-hydrolase, which yields MRQVGVRAVLGALVLGSSAFASIENDFSTVLKFGPRVTGTPANEQARTYLEGQLRTLGYTTRREAFSYPRFDDLGSDVRVGERTLRGVALQGSAGGEVSAPVALVPGVGTPEDFRGVDVRGKVAVVRRGQIPFAQKARNALAAGARGLIVVNNEAGELRGGTLGERVELPVLGVSSATGAGLREGQRVALSVRVRQGDVRGVNVVAFKAGVTKPQMLFGAHMDSVAGAPGANDNLSGTLAVLDLARRAANTPLAARSFFVLFDGEEDGLRGSRAFVKDNAALVGGLRAMFNFDMVGVNVDPLGVSGDAALVNAAREANPALGSFSGGGGGSDHASFAQAGVPTLFFHTGIDPNYHQPGDTVADPALIRQTVDVALKTVDAVLSAAPARR from the coding sequence ATGCGACAAGTTGGGGTGCGCGCCGTGCTGGGCGCTCTGGTCCTGGGTTCATCCGCCTTCGCCTCCATCGAGAACGACTTCTCCACCGTCCTGAAATTCGGCCCCCGGGTGACGGGCACCCCCGCCAACGAACAGGCCCGCACGTACCTGGAGGGGCAGCTCCGCACCCTGGGGTACACCACCCGCCGGGAGGCCTTCTCCTACCCCCGCTTCGACGACCTCGGCTCGGACGTGCGGGTGGGGGAACGGACCCTCCGGGGCGTCGCCCTCCAGGGCAGCGCGGGCGGGGAGGTCAGCGCGCCCGTGGCCCTCGTGCCCGGCGTCGGCACGCCCGAGGACTTCCGGGGGGTGGACGTGCGGGGCAAGGTCGCCGTGGTGCGGCGCGGGCAGATTCCCTTCGCCCAGAAGGCCAGAAACGCCCTCGCGGCGGGGGCGCGGGGCCTCATCGTCGTGAACAACGAGGCCGGGGAATTGCGCGGGGGCACCCTCGGCGAACGGGTGGAGCTGCCCGTGCTGGGGGTCTCGTCCGCCACGGGCGCGGGCCTGCGCGAGGGGCAGCGCGTGGCCCTGAGCGTGCGGGTGCGCCAGGGCGACGTGCGCGGCGTGAACGTGGTCGCCTTCAAGGCGGGGGTCACCAAGCCGCAGATGCTCTTCGGCGCCCACATGGACTCGGTGGCCGGGGCGCCGGGGGCGAACGACAACCTCTCGGGCACGCTGGCGGTGCTCGACCTCGCGCGGCGGGCGGCGAATACCCCGCTGGCGGCGCGGAGCTTCTTCGTCCTCTTCGACGGCGAGGAGGACGGGCTGCGCGGCTCGCGGGCCTTCGTGAAGGACAACGCGGCCCTGGTGGGGGGCCTGAGGGCCATGTTCAACTTCGACATGGTGGGCGTGAACGTCGATCCCCTGGGGGTGAGCGGGGACGCCGCGCTCGTGAACGCCGCCCGCGAGGCGAACCCGGCCCTGGGGTCGTTCTCGGGCGGGGGCGGCGGGAGCGACCACGCCTCGTTCGCCCAGGCAGGGGTGCCGACGCTCTTCTTCCACACGGGAATCGACCCCAACTACCACCAGCCGGGCGACACCGTGGCCGACCCCGCGCTCATCCGGCAGACGGTGGACGTGGCCCTGAAGACGGTGGACGCCGTGCTGAGCGCCGCGCCTGCCCGCAGATAA